In Canis aureus isolate CA01 chromosome 12, VMU_Caureus_v.1.0, whole genome shotgun sequence, a genomic segment contains:
- the KPLCE gene encoding protein KPLCE, whose amino-acid sequence MASSSDPWILPVLLLSVKKILQSHRKMCDQQKQPQFPPSCVKGLGLGGEQSTKCTPVKCPAPSQTQTCVKCPAPRPAQTYVKCPAPRPAQTYVKCQMPCQTQTYVKYAAPCQTYVKCPAPSQTTYMKCPAPCQTYMKYPAPCQMTYVKYPAPCQTQTCYVQRPSPGQTYYAQAPASGSTTSCCVPDPCSAPCSTSYCCLAPRTFGVSPLRRWIQPPQDCNSGSSGCCEDSGCCSSGCCSTGCCGSGCCCLGIIPMRSRGPACCDCEDDCCC is encoded by the exons ATGGCTAGCTCCTCAGATCCCTGGATTCTCCCCGTCTTGCTTCTGTCAGTGAAGAAG attttacaaAGCCACAGAAAGATGTGTGACCAGCAGAAGCAGCCACAGTTCCCTCCATCTTGTGTGAAAGGTTTGGGATTGGGAGGTGAGCAGAGTACCAAATGTACCCCTGTGAAATGCCCAGCTCCATCCCAGACTCAAACTTGTGTGAAATGCCCAGCTCCACGCCCAGCTCAAACCTACGTGAAATGCCCAGCTCCACGCCCAGCTCAAACCTACGTGAAATGTCAAATGCCATGCCAGACTCAGACCTATGTGAAATATGCAGCTCCTTGCCAGACATACGTGAAGTGCCCAGCTCCATCCCAGACAACCTACATGAAATGCCCAGCTCCTTGTCAGACATACATGAAGTACCCAGCTCCGTGCCAGATGACTTACGTGAAGTACCCAGCCCCTTGCCAGACCCAGACATGCTATGTCCAGAGACCTTCTCCCGGCCAGACCTACTATGCTCAGGCTCCTGCAAGTGGCTCGACCACCTCATGCTGTGTCCCTGATCCATGCTCTGCACCCTGTTCCACCAGCTACTGCTGCCTGGCTCCCCGGACCTTTGGGGTGAGTCCCCTGAGACGTTGGATCCAACCGCCCCAGGACTGCAACTCAGGATCATCTGGCTGCTGTGAAGATTCTGGGTGCTGCAGCTCTGGATGCTGCAGCACTGGGTGCTGCGGCTCTGGGTGCTGCTGTTTGGGAATTATCCCCATGAGGTCCCGAGGTCCTGCATGCTGTGATTGTGAGGATGACTGCTGCTGTTAA